The Coregonus clupeaformis isolate EN_2021a chromosome 35, ASM2061545v1, whole genome shotgun sequence genome includes the window GGGTCCTGATGGCACACTGAGCCGTACTGCCTGTCTTTGCCCTCCAGTTGAGGGGTGCTGGGATGCCACGGCCACTTCACCCACACGGCCAGAGTACTCTGAGACAAAACAAAGATGGAAAGGAAAAAATATTGACCCCTGAATAAGTCTCTCATGGAGGTAGAGTAGAAaagagtgaggtagagagagtgaggtagagagagtgaggtagagagagtgagtgagagagagtgaggtagagagagtgagtgagagagagtgagatagagagagtgaggtagagagagtaaggtagagagagtgagtgagtgagagagagtgaggtagagagagtgagtgagagcgagtgaggtagagagagtgaggtagagagagtgagatagagagagacagagagagagaataggtcGGCTCAGAGACTCACGACTCACCGAACACTCCTCCTCTGAGGTCTGTAGACAGCCGGAGCGGTCGTTGCGTACACAGCAGGCAgagtgtctctctatgtctctcttgtCCCGGATCAAGTCGTGCACCTGCTGGTCCTGACGCATGCAGGGAGAGAACTTGGCCCCCAGGTGGATCAGAGCCTCCTAACGAGGGAGAGACAGACGGCATGCAGACAGTGAGGAATAGACACGTAAAACACCATCACTTTATTAGGCCTAGTTAAAGTGCTCACATAAGTACCTGTCAAACTGAATGGATTGGACATACAGTATCTGGTCATGGAATATGGGTGCAATGTGAATGTGCTTACCGAACTGGGCCCCACCCAGAAGTTCTCTTGTTGTACAAACTTGACATTTTCATATACACCTTTGTTTCTTAGAACCTGGGGAGGAAAACATTTCATATTTAAAGTTGATCCTGGAATGATGGAATAGAAGGTCATAATATGCTAACGACTGTAAGATCATTGTAAAGCTGTAATGATTAGTTCGGACATTTCTTGATTTTAGTTTTTGATTATTTGTTTGGCATTTTACTGCACtgctagtaacacaagcatttcactgcacccgctataacacctgctaaactgtgtacgcaaccaataaactttgatttgacttGACTAGGGGAGTGAGGTGGTACTCACAGAATCAACCGTCTCATGCTGGGAGAAGCCCACGGGGGCGATGCCATAGATGCAGACAGCCAGGATGGTGATCAGCAAGTGGACAACAGTGATCCAGTATGTAAAGAaaggcctgatggaaacacaaTGTCCATATTAGTAAACAACGGTTTTAACACAGAGGTGCTCTACACTACACCAATGATCTCATATATTGGACACATTGAGCCTCATCATGGTCTTGGAGAGCATTACCTATGGTCATCCATGTCCTCTATCTGCCTCTTAACATAGCTGTCGATGCGCTTGCGGTAGGTGCGGTTGGTGAGCTTTCCCACCATGCCCAGCCCGTAGGGCCTCTTCTCCCGAGCGAACAACTTCTTGACGGGCACAACGATGCGCTGCCCCCGCCGCTGTCCGTTCACACTCACCACCTCTTGCCGCAAGGGCACCTTGGGCGGTCCCGGGGTTCCCTCTTTGGCCTTACGCCACCCTCGCTCCAGAGgcctgggaggggagaggagacagagaggaggaggggtaacgTCAGTGATGACAAATTAAAGAGGAACCCACCACTGAACCACCAGTGGGGAGTGTGTGGGTTCTCTTTAAACCAAACACTGTGTCAACACAACTGAATGGTTCACTGAGATGCTCTGGTATTGCATAATGAACTATTGGATATTGGCAACAGGAAACCAAAGATACTCTAGTCATTTCAGATCTGTTGTTTCTGTGTACTTGTTGTCATGATGAGTGTGCCTGACTCACAGCATGAGGTGGCTCCTCTCTAGTTCAGTCTTGTCCAGAGCACTGCCGGTCAGCTCCGTCTCGTCCAGCTTACTGCCCTCCTCCTGCACCACATCCATCATAGCCGCCTCCGACGGAGACTCAAACACTTCGTCAGCGTATGTGGACAACTCCTCCTGCATCAGACAGTCCTGGGGGAGGGATTGGGAGGGGGTAGGACAGGTCTGAGAACAGTAGTGGGTGGGAACTAGGCACAGGAGATTTCCCTGGTCAGTTCACACATGGtttaggaaaaactcctggctgTAATGAAAACACACACTAGCTGGTCGGCCAATCACAGGCCATTAGACTTTATCCTAGACTGCAACTCTGTTAGAGACCTCCAGGGGGTGCTGTATGTTCTCTTTTAGATTGAGGCTTGAGATGAGTTTCTAACTACAGACAGAGTAGATGAGGACATGTCCTTACTCTGGCGAAGAAGGATGTGTCCAGCTCATCAGGTAAGTCCACCACGTCCTCCTCCATGAAGCTGGCAGGGGTGAAGCTGCGCCTCTGGGTCCGCCGCAGGGTGGTGTTTTCCCGCAGGGAGCGCCcctgagacgcacacacacacacacacacatacacacatcacaacacaacacacactataaGCTGTCACCTAGCACAGCAGGTTGTAGTGTTTTGTATAGTTCCATACAGCAAGCAaatggtgcacacacacacactctaacattGAGCCGAGTGTATTCTTGCATGTCAGAATTGTTGGTGACAGTACCTCATAATTATAACACATGCATAGTAGGCATATCACAGCTTGAGTACCCATGTTTGTTCATCCCTCCATGTCACTCTTGCACTTCCAAAACGGTAAGCTCTGTCATAACAGTAGTCCTAAGCACAGCATTTCTGCTCTTGTACATGCAGCACATATTGTGGTCTTCCTCGACACTGAATGACACAGCACAGAGATAACAGAATGTGTCCTTTTAAAAATAAATGAATCAGCCCTGATGGAACACAGTGTTGTTCTAGAACGCTGGGGGCTGAATGATTCCACACAACTGATCAGGCCATGCTGTTTCCCTGATTGGAGGGTACCTTATCGATTAAGGGAAGAGTTTGGTCATAGTGGTACTGGGTGGGTATGGTTTGGATCTGTGTGTACAGTATAGTAGAGGGCTTTAGCAGTTGACAGTCTCTAAAATAATAAATCACTTCAATAGAATGTCTTGTCACACAGCAAGCTCACCTTAACCAGAGCTGCTGCTGCCCTGAAGCTCATCTTGGCGACGGACTCCCTCTTGCGTCGTCGCGGCAGCCGGTTGAGGCCTGAGCGGGAGGAGGTGAAGGAGCAGAGGGAGGCGGCGCCGGGGGTGATGGGGGTCTGGGGCACGCTGTACCcgtccacctcctccaccatacGGAACGCACGCCCCCGCGCCAACGGGTCCACGATCTGAAGATGACAGAGACATGCAGCAGGGTTAAGAACGGGCTAGCTAGGAATGAGTTGATTTTGTGAAACTCTGGATTATGTTCGAATAATCTACCTAGATTATAAATGAAAAAATACTGTGGAGATGAAAGATAAATATCGATACATCAAAAAATATGTTATCAAGATCCACAATGAAACCCTCACTGAGGTGCTAAAATACTATAGGCATAAAGACCAAATATATAGATGGCAGAGGTACCATACCTTCTGCATGCCAAAGGCATGTGCTGAGGAGGGCACGTAGAGGGGCGGGGGCGTCTCAGTGCTGGTCAGAGAGATGTTGTCCTGACTCGACAGGTCCATCTCCCTGATCACCTGGGGCTTCAGACGGCCGTATCGCAGGCTGCAGTGGCGCAGACTCTTCCTCTGCCATTTCTGGGTGGCATCGCCGTCCTTACTGACCCCGAACCAGTCCGCTGTGCCCCTGACACCACAAACACCAGCCACTCAGTCCGCAGGCAGCACACATCTCATCTCACGAACCCCAACCCACCCACAGAACTTTCTCAGTCGGATCACCTAGTTCCGCAGTACTTCTCTCATAGAGGGAGTCTATTAACTCCAGCTATCTAGCAAAGAGTGGTCAGTAAATGGCCTGAGAGATATGGAGCTGTTGATAGATGTCCCTCCTCAAAGCCCTGTTTGGAAGAGTGGGTGGGAAAACATGCAATGGACTGATAATGCCACACTTCCCAAGAAAGGAAAAAATGACTAATTGCCCTCGACTGTACTAGTAATAGGCCATcaggcacagagagagggaataagcCCGGACATGTTCCAGTccaggcacacgcacacacacacacacacacacactcacacacacacacacacacacacacacacatgcacacacacacagccaaccacTCTCTCAGGGGTCTGGTGTATATTGTTTAACTTGGCCTGCCTTTGCAGCATTACAGCACAGTAATAAAGTCATAAACATTTGAATCAATGTAAAGACT containing:
- the LOC121550820 gene encoding inactive rhomboid protein 1-like isoform X1 translates to MAEPRRESTSSLQRKKPPWLKLEIPTAQVSLDEPPTFVQPVKRQGFRRSISMPVEPSHLRSPPRDHFDPRRPPLLRQSSITQTIKSSRRVHFERINTVPVKGKRASRRGPRKHHSLSRTLLRGTADWFGVSKDGDATQKWQRKSLRHCSLRYGRLKPQVIREMDLSSQDNISLTSTETPPPLYVPSSAHAFGMQKIVDPLARGRAFRMVEEVDGYSVPQTPITPGAASLCSFTSSRSGLNRLPRRRKRESVAKMSFRAAAALVKGRSLRENTTLRRTQRRSFTPASFMEEDVVDLPDELDTSFFARDCLMQEELSTYADEVFESPSEAAMMDVVQEEGSKLDETELTGSALDKTELERSHLMLPLERGWRKAKEGTPGPPKVPLRQEVVSVNGQRRGQRIVVPVKKLFAREKRPYGLGMVGKLTNRTYRKRIDSYVKRQIEDMDDHRPFFTYWITVVHLLITILAVCIYGIAPVGFSQHETVDSVLRNKGVYENVKFVQQENFWVGPSSEALIHLGAKFSPCMRQDQQVHDLIRDKRDIERHSACCVRNDRSGCLQTSEEECSSTLAVWVKWPWHPSTPQLEGKDRQYGSVCHQDPRICLEPASVAPHEWPDDITKWPVCTRYNTGNHTNLPHIDCTITGRPCCISTKGRCEITSREYCDFMKGYFHEEATLCSQVHCMDDVCGLLPFLNPEIPDQFYRLWLSLFLHAGILHCMVSVCFQMTILRDLEKLAGWLRISIIYILSGITGNLASAIFLPYRAEVGPAGSQFGILACLFVELFQSWQILAQPWRAFIKLLCVVLFLFAVGLLPWIDNFAHIFGFISGFFLSFAFLPYISFGRMDMYRKRLQIIVFLVVFLGLFAGLVVLFYVYPIKCDWCELLTCIPFTDKFCEKYDLNAHLH
- the LOC121550820 gene encoding inactive rhomboid protein 1-like isoform X2, with protein sequence MAEPRRESTSSLQRKKPPWLKLEIPTAQVSLDEPPTFVQPVKRQGFRRSISMPVEPSHLRSPPRDHFDPRRPPLLRQSSITQTIKRGTADWFGVSKDGDATQKWQRKSLRHCSLRYGRLKPQVIREMDLSSQDNISLTSTETPPPLYVPSSAHAFGMQKIVDPLARGRAFRMVEEVDGYSVPQTPITPGAASLCSFTSSRSGLNRLPRRRKRESVAKMSFRAAAALVKGRSLRENTTLRRTQRRSFTPASFMEEDVVDLPDELDTSFFARDCLMQEELSTYADEVFESPSEAAMMDVVQEEGSKLDETELTGSALDKTELERSHLMLPLERGWRKAKEGTPGPPKVPLRQEVVSVNGQRRGQRIVVPVKKLFAREKRPYGLGMVGKLTNRTYRKRIDSYVKRQIEDMDDHRPFFTYWITVVHLLITILAVCIYGIAPVGFSQHETVDSVLRNKGVYENVKFVQQENFWVGPSSEALIHLGAKFSPCMRQDQQVHDLIRDKRDIERHSACCVRNDRSGCLQTSEEECSSTLAVWVKWPWHPSTPQLEGKDRQYGSVCHQDPRICLEPASVAPHEWPDDITKWPVCTRYNTGNHTNLPHIDCTITGRPCCISTKGRCEITSREYCDFMKGYFHEEATLCSQVHCMDDVCGLLPFLNPEIPDQFYRLWLSLFLHAGILHCMVSVCFQMTILRDLEKLAGWLRISIIYILSGITGNLASAIFLPYRAEVGPAGSQFGILACLFVELFQSWQILAQPWRAFIKLLCVVLFLFAVGLLPWIDNFAHIFGFISGFFLSFAFLPYISFGRMDMYRKRLQIIVFLVVFLGLFAGLVVLFYVYPIKCDWCELLTCIPFTDKFCEKYDLNAHLH